The nucleotide sequence CCTACTGTTGAGGATATGGATTTGATTGTTGATTTTATAAAATATCATACTTCTAAGGATAGAGAGGTTGTTGTTTCGTGCATTGGTGGGCATGGAAGGACTGGAACTGTCTTAGCTGTTTGGGCTGAATTGAATGGGATTGAAAACCCAATAGAGTACGTTAGAGAGTGTTATTGTGGGTGTGCAGTTGAGACAGAAGAGCAGGAGGAGTTTGTGAGGGAGTATTTGAGGATGAGGAAGAGGATATAACTATTCTAAAATTTTTTATAATTTTTATATTAAGGTTTTATAATTGAAAATAATAAAGTGGGGAAGAAAATGAGTAAGTTAGATGTTAAAAAAAGAAATGAACTAATGGGAATTTAAAGCCCCTATATTCACAGAATACGAGGTAAGAAAAATATTAGTGAAGGATAATACTGTAATAGTAGGATGCAAGAACAATTTGGCTTATGCTTTAAATTTAAAAACAGGAAGAGACAGTGTATATTCAATAACTACAAAAGATGACATTGTGATAGTGGGATGTAGTTATGATGAAGATGTAGGTTATGCGGATGTTAAAATAAAGTTTATGCTTTTAACTTAAATAAGATAATTTAAAACTAATGTTTCCTTAATAAACATAAAATGACTGCTATCTTTTTCTCTCTTTAGCCTTCATACTCAACAGTTGCATTTTTTATATTAAACTCTTTTCCTCCAGATAGCTTTAACCTTATACTTTTACAATTTGGACAGTAGATTTCAAATTCATCTATTATCTCTGCTTCTCCTTCATATCCACAATCTAAACATTTGCATTTTGGTTTTATAAATTCAACATTAATTTTAGCATTCTCGCAGATAGTCCCTTCTGCAATAACTTCAAATGCAAATTTCAATTGCTCAACATTGATAAATGTTAGTTCTCCAACTTCTAAGTTAATTTCACTAACTTTCTTTATCTTTTTTCCTTTTTCTTCCTCTTTTTTTACGCTATTAAGTATTGCTTCAAGTATAGCTGTGGCATAGGACAATTCATGCATGGTTATCACTTATCTTCATTCAATTCAAGAGCTTCAGCAACAATTTCTTTAACTTTTTCCTCCTTATTTTTTGGAGCAAATATTTTGAAGTTGAAAACAGTCCTTATAACATCATCCCCATCTATAACTCTACACTCTCCTAAATAAGCTCTCTGCTTATCAAACCTAACATAAAATTTGTTATCCTCAACTCTTAAGTGTAAATCTTTTTTTAACTTATTTAAATTTCTCTCATCAGATTTTATCAAATCCATAATATGTTTGAATATCTTCTTAGCTTCCTTTCCTTCAACACCTACATTGATAATTTTTATTGGGTTTCCAAAGTATCCCTGTGTTTCAACAACTTCTAAATTTATTTTCTCCTCATCAACATCCTCTGGAATAAAAAACTCTATAGCCTCTAAAACCTTATCCTCATCCTCTGTAGCATGCACTATTGCACTAATTTTTATAGAATTTAGCATAGTAACACCTTTTTTGAAATTAATAAATATCTCTCCAATAAAATGAAAACATTAAAGAAATAATTAATTAACAATTAATATAAAAAAAGTTAAAACTATAAAAATTTATTTAGCTAAAACAATCTCAATTGTTGAGACATTAACTTCTCTTCCATCTGGATTCTTCACTTTGTCTGTTCCTATCTCTATTTTTTTAACTTTTATGTCTTTTATAAATCTGTTTCTTATCATCTCTGCAACATCTACTGCTTTATTGATAGCTTTTCCTCTTGCTTTTATTATCACTTCATCATTGCTTGTTAGCTGTGTAAGAACTGCTACAACGTAGTTCATCACTGGCTTCTTCCCTATTAACACTACATTATCCATGCTCCCAACCTTTCTGAGTTATCTGTTGTGGTATATTTTAGGAGCATATAGAATTAACTCCATTACCTATTTATATTTTTCATCCAATTAACAACCCTCTTTATCCCCTCTTTCAAATCAACCTCTGGTTCCCAACCCAATGACTCTGCCTTTTTTATATCCAAATAAATTCTATAAACTTCTCCTTCTCTTGGTTTGTCATATATTGCATTCCCTTTAAATCCAATTTCATTTTTTATTATATTAAATAATTTATTTACTGATGTTTCTTTTCCAGTGCCTATATTAACTGTCTCATTTTTCCAATTTAATGCCATAATATTTGCTTTTGCAACATCTCCAACATAAACAAAATCTCTTGTTTGATTCCCATCTCCAAAAATAATTGGATTTTCATTTTTTAACATCTTGTCTATAAATATACTAATAACCCCTGCCTCTCCTTTTGGGTCCTGCCTTTCTCCATAAACATTTGAGTATCTTAAAATTGCATATTCAATTCCATATAAACGGTTGTATAACTTGATATATTCCTCCCCAACATATTTGCTTAGTCCATAAGGGGATAGAGGATTTATTGGATGATTTTCATCAACTGGAAGATAATTCGGTTCTCCATACACTCCAACGGATGATGCAAATATTATTTTATTTATGTCATACTTTCTCATAAACTCCAAAATATTTGTAGTTCCTAAAACGTTGATATCTCCATCATATATTGGATTTTCAACAGAGCTTCTAACGTTTATCTGAGCTGCTTGATGGATTACAACTTCAATATCTTTAAAATTAATTTTTTTATCTAAATCCTTATCTCTTATATCTGCATTTATAAACTCTGCCTTTGGATTTATGTTATTTTTATTTCCTGTTGTTAGATTATCTAAAATAATTACATCATAATTGTTTTCAATTAGCTTATCTACAATATGGCTACCAATAAAACCTGCCCCTCCAGTAACTAATATCATTTTTTCACCAAAAATTAATAAAAAATCATAAGGAATTAGCTTAATGACTCAATTAACTTTCTTCCAGCTTCTTCCATTGATGTTTCATAAGGTATTCCATGCTCTTCCAATATTTTTCTTCCAATCTCTTCATTAGTTCCCATCATTCTAACAGCAAATTTTATATTTGGATGTTCTTTTAAAACCTCAACAATTCCTTTTGCAACTTCATCACATCTTGTAATTCCTCCTAAAATATTAATAAATATTCCCTTAACATTTTTATTCTCTAAAACTTTTCTTAAAGCTAATTTTACTGTTTCAGTATCAGCCCCTCCTCCAATATCTAAGAAGCAAGCTGGTTTTCTGCCAAGGTTATTTATAACATCCATACTTGCTAATGTTAAACCTGCCCCATTACCTATAATAGCAACATCTCCATCTAACTCAACATAGGCAAATGGCAATTTTTCTTTATTTTTGTATTCTTCAAATATCTCATAATTATGTCTAAATGCTGCATCGTCATCTAAATGGATAACAGCATCAGCAGCATAGGCATTTCCATCTTTAGTTATAACTAAAGGATTTATTTCAACCATTGTAGCATCTAACTCTTTAAAGATTTTATATAATTTATAAATAATGTCAGCAACTTTTCCAATCTCATTACTTGGCACTTTTGCCTCTTTAACTATCCACCTTGCTATATATGGAAGGAATGGTTTTTTAACATCTATATGATATTTTATAATTTTCTCTGGCTCTTTTGATGCAACTTCTTCAATATCCACTCCTCCTTCAGTTGAGAAAATAATTAGTGGTTTTTTAGCATCTCTATCAATAATAATTGATACATAATATTCCTTTTCTATTGGTAATTTCTCTTCAACTAAAATTTTTTCTACTTTTTCTCCTTTGATTTCTTTATTAAATAGTTCTTCTGCTTTCTTTATGAATTCTTCTTTATTTGATGCAAATAAAATTCCCCCTGCTTTTCCTCTTCCACCAACTAAAACCTGAGCTTTTAAAACAACATCTTTTTCAATCTCTATTCTGTTTAAATCATCTTCCTTATACACTAAAAAACTTTCTGGGACAGGGATACCATACTTTTTAAATATATTTTTAGCCTCATATTCATGTAGTTTCATTCTATCACCTTAAATAATATAAATTCTCTTTAATGCTAATTTTTAATGTAAATAGTCATATAAAAAATTTGGTGGTATAATGCAGATTCCTAAAACACATCCAAGATACGAATCTTTAATGAAGAGAGAAAAGGTAATTGAGGCATTAGATAAAGGGATTTTAGCTAAAGCTGGATTAATAGCTCATGGTAGAGGTGAGATGTTTGATTATTTAATTGGGGAAAAAACAACACCAATAGCATTAGAAGCAATAAAAGCTGCTGCTGCTATGTTAATTTTAGCTAAAAATCCAGTGATAAGTGTTAATGGAAATACAGTGGCTTTGGCAATAGATGAAGTTGTTGAATTAGCTAAGGAATTAAATGGAAAGATAGAGGTTAATTTATTTTATAGGACTAAAGAGAGAGAATTGGCTATAAAAAAAGCTTTTGAAGAAAAATTTAAAGATGATATTGAGACAGGAAAGATAAAAATCTTAGGAATTGATGATGCAAATAAACAGATTCCAAACTTGGACAGCTTGAGAGGAAAGGTTTCAGAAGAGGGGATATTTAGTGCAGATGTTGTTTTAGTCCCGTTAGAGGATGGGGATAGAGCAGAAGCTTTAGTTAATATGGGTAAAAAGGTTATAGCGATAGATTTAAATCCATTATCAAGAACTGCAAGAAAATCTACCATAACAATAGTGGATGAATTAACAAGAACTTTACCTTTATTAATCAAATATGTTAGAGAATTTAAAAATAAAGATAGAGAAGAGCTTTTAAAGATTGTAGATGGCTTTGACAACAAGAAAAATTTGAAAGAGATGATTGAGTATATAGCTGAGAGATTAAAAAATCTAAGCTTGGATGAATTATAGATTTTGGGATAAACATGAAAATAGTTTGGTGTATTACAGGGGCTGGGCATTTATTAAGAGAGAGTTTCCAAGTAATGAAAAAATTAAAGGAAGAAATTGAAGATTTGAAGGTAACTACTTTAGTTTCAAGAGCAGGGGAAGAAGTTGTGAAGATGTATGGTTTGTTTGGGGAACTATATAATATTTCCAATGGAAATTATTATGAAGAGCTAATTTTAGAGAGAGAACATCCGTATTCATCACCAATTACTGGAAGATTAAGCTTGGGAAAATATGATTACTTAATTTGTTCCCCAGCTTCTGGAAATACTGTTGCTAAGGTAGTTAATGGAATAGCTGACAGCTTAGTAACAAATGCTATTGCCCAAGCAGGAAAGGGGTTTGTTAAGTCTTTAATCGTGCCTGTTGATTATAAAGAAGGGATTGTTATAACAAAACTTCCATATTCAATAGACAAAAAGAAATGTAAGCTCTGTTTAAAATGTATAAAAGTTTGTCCAAATGGTGCTATAGTTAAGAGAGAAGATTTTGTTGAGATATCACTACCTAAATGCTTAGGATGTGGAAATTGTAAAAAAGTTTGCCCATACAATGCAATAATTGAAGGAAAAGAGGTTAAGATGAGAGTTAGAAAAATAGATGCTGAAAATACAAGAAAATTAAAAGAATTGGAAGATGTTATTGTATTAAAGCATCCTTATGAGATTTTAGAGTTTTTTAAGATTAAATAAATTATTTTTTCTTTAATTTAATAATACATGTTTCAGCTGGCTTTAAATTCATTTGATAACCTAATTTATATTTTAAAGTTTCACTTATAAATCCTATTAATAACCCACCCCAAGGACATGCTGTTCCTCCAAATTCATAGCCACAAATTCTTTTTGGACAGAGATTACATTTTGATATTTTTACAATAATTTCATCTCCTTCTTCATCTATTTCTATATTTGCAAAATTTAATTCTTTAAAAAATTTTTCAATATCTTTAATATCTTTAAATTCATAACCTTCATTCATTGCATAAATTCCCAACTCCCTTCCAGCATAAGAACCTGCCATGTTACTTAAGCTTTGAGCCCCATGTCCGGTAATTAACTTTAACCCTACAGAATATCCTATAATTACAGCTGAAGCTATAGAAGGGCATGGAGTGTTTCTTGTTCTTCTTATCTTATATAGAACCACCATATCACCTATGTAGTATTACTTATACAGGTGTATGATAAAATAAATAATTATATATATTTTTTCGGACAATATTTGGACATTTTATTGAGTTTAAGTAAAAATATTTAGAATTTGAAGAAATTTAACTGAAATAATATAATAAAATTAAATTATTTAGGAGGGGTATTAATGGAATTTATTATCAAAGCTAAAGGACATAAAAATGTCTCGGCAACTCATAAAACAACCTTGGAGATTACAAAAGAAGATTATTTAACACCAACTGGACATTGCATTATAGGAATAGAGGCAGATAAATCTATGACTGATTTTAGTGAAGAATTTAAGGAAAAGCTTAGAAATGCTAAAAAAATAATTGTAGAGATTGAAGTTGAAGGAATAAAAGACACTATAATTGGAGAGGGGCATAAAGATTTAATTTTAAATCATCCAACAGATATTGTTATTAGAAAGAGTAATTACATATGCCCAAGAACGTTAATGATTAATGCAAATAAATCAGCAAAAGATATTAATAGAGAGATAGTAAAAAAATTAAAAGAAGGGAAAGAGTTAATTTTTAAGATAATTGTCTAAAGGTGAAAAGATGAAGATAAAAGTTGGTGTCTTAGGAGCTACTGGAAGCGTGGGGCAGAGATTTGTCCAATTATTGGCAGACCACCCAATGTTTGAGTTAACAGCTTTAGCAGCATCAGAGAGAAGTGCTGGGAAAAAGTATAAAGATGCATGCTACTGGTTCCAAGATAGAGATATTCCAGAAAATATAAAAGATATGGTTGTGATTCCAACAGACCCTAAGCATGAAGCATTTGAAGATGTTGATATTGTCTTCTCAGCTCTACCTTCAGATTTAGCTAAAAAGTTTGAACCAGAATTTGCTAAGGAAGGTAAATTGGTTTTCTCTAACGCATCAGCTTATAGAATGGAAGAAGATGTTCCATTAGTAATTCCTGAAGTTAATGCAGACCACTTAGAATTGATAGAAATTCAGAGAGAAAAGAGAGGATGGGATGGGGCAATTATAACAAACCCTAACTGCTCAACAATTTGTGCTGTCATAACATTAAAACCAATAATGGATAAATTTGGCTTAGATTCAGTAATTATAACAACATTGCAGGCAGTTAGTGGAGCAGGTTATAATGGCGTTCCTTCAATGGCAATTTTAGATAATTTAATTCCATATATTAAAAATGAAGAAGAAAAAATGCAAACAGAGAGCTTAAAGCTGTTAGGAACTTTAAAAGATGGTAAGGTTGAGTTTGCTAACTTTAAATTAAGTGCTTCATGTAATAGAGTTGCAGTTATAGATGGGCATACTGAGAGCATATTTGTCAAAACAAAAGAAGGGGCTGAGCCAGAAGAGATAAAAGAGGTTATGGACAAATTTGACCCATTAAAAGACTTAAACCTTCCAACCTATGCTAAACCAATTGTTATTAGGGAAGAGATAGATAGACCACAACCAAGATTGGACAGAAATGAAGGAAATGGAATGAGTATTGTTGTTGGTAGAATCAGAAAAGACCCAATATTTGATGTTAAATACACTGCGTTAGAGCATAACACAATTAGAGGAGCTGCTGGGGCAAGTATATTAAATGCTGAATACTTTGTTAAAAAATACTTATAAATTAAAAAATCTTTTTTTATTTCCATTTCATATTTCTTAGAATTTCTTCAGCTATTTTTGCTTGAGTATATCTCAATCATATTAAGATTATATTATAAGATATAAGGTGTAAAAAATGCAACCATATTTTACTATTAAAGATTTGGTAGAATTCATTAACATTAAAGATGATGCAAAAGGCCAAATTTTTGAATTAATAGTTTGGCTAGCTTTAAGAGAAGAATTTGAATTAGAAAAATGTGAGTTATTTGATTTTAAAATTAAAGGGACTAAAACTTATATTGAATGTAAGTATAACTCATTACTCTACCCCAACAGATACAATAAAGAATATTGTCAAGTTTATGGAATACTAAAAAAATATCTTGATGGAGAGTTAGAAAGAATTTATCTTGCAACTACAAAACAAGTAAAAGTAGGAACTAAAGGACTTAAAAAATTAATTAAGAAATATAATATAAACGGGTTTAGGTTTTACATTTACGAACTCGATATTTTATATTTTGCAAAACAGGCAATAGTATCTCTACCAATACCTTCAAATATGGTAAATTATTTGATATCTCTACCTGACAACGAATTTTTAAAAGAAGCTGAGAAAATAATTCAAAGATATGAAGAAAAAATAAATAATGAAGCACTGATGATATTACGCAATATTGGATAAATATATTGACTGTATGGATAAAAGATAGGTTATTCTCTTCCCAATATCTTTTCAAACTTAACTTCAGTTGGATATTCTCCAGTTACACAAGCTAAACATAAATCTTTTCTACCTATTGCTTTAACTAATCCCTCCAATGATAAATATCCAATAGAATCTACTCCAATAGCTTTTCCTATCTCTTTTTCTGTTTTATTTGAAGCAATAAGTTCTTTTTTAGTTGCCATGTCTATACCATAATAGCAAGGAGATATAATTTTAGGACTTCCTATTCTTAGATGCACTTCCTTTGCTCCAGCCTTTCTAACCATATTTACAATCCTTCTTGAAGTAGTACCTCTAACAATACTATCATCAACTAAAACAACCCTCTTCCCTTCTAATACACTTTTTACTGGACTTAACTTTAACCTTACAGCCAACTCTCTCTCATTCTGTGAAGGTAGAATAAAAGTCCTTCCAACATATCTGTTTTTTATTAAACCTTCATAGTATGGAATCCCTGACTCTTCAGAAAACCCTAAGGCAAACGCTACACCAGAATCTGGAATTGGAGATACAACATCAGCATCTACTGGATGTTCTTTAGCCAAAATCTTTCCAATTCTTTTTCTAACCTTATAGACGCTAACCCCATCAATTGTTGAGTCAGGTCTTGCAAAATACACATACTCAAACATACATGTTGTAGCTCCATTATATATGCATGGAACATTAGCATTTACAGGATTGTATTCAGAAACATCATAATCCAATTTATGAGATATCATTTCACCATTTTTAATTTCAATAATCTCTCCTGGTTCTACATCCCTAATAAATTCAGCATCTAAGGTTGTTAATGCACAATCCTCAGATGATATGTAAATATTGCTCTCATCTCTTCCAATACACAATGGTTTAAAGCCCCATGGGTCTCTTACTGCTATTAAAGAATCATTAAACATTATTAAAAGTGAATAAGCACCTACAAGTTTTCTCAATGTATTTTTTATTGCTTCAATCTTATCAGATGTTTTTAACAACTCTCTAACTAAAAGTTGAGCTATAACTTCAGAGTCAGTTGAAGAAGTGAATATATGCCCCTTCATCTCTAATTCTCTTCTCAATTCATTTGAATTTACCAAATCTCCATTATGGGCTATAGCTATATTACCAAATGAGCTTTTAACAACAAACGGCTGGCAGTTCTCAACAGCCTTTCCTCCAGTTGTTGAATATCTTACATGTCCAATTCCAATGTATCCAAATAAGTTTTGCAATATCTCATTTTTAAAAACATCTGTAACTAATCCAATATTTTTGTAATAGTGTATATTTTTTCCATCACTTGTAGCAATTCCAGCCCCTTCCTGTCCTCTGTGTTGTAAAGCAAACAACCCATAATAAATTTTCTTAGCTACGTTTAGTTTTTCATAAGAGTAGACTCCAAATATCCCGCACATGTTAAAAACCCTTTTTAATTTTTTGTTGTTAGATTTAATCAATAAATAAAAGAATAAAAAATTAAGTAGACTAAAAAGCTAAAATTAAAACTCTATTTACTCTAATATGATGAACTTATCATTATACTTTACAACAGATTTGCCAACAACCTTATTTCCATTAACTTCTAAGCTATCAACAACTCTACCTATTATCTGAGCTGGAATATTATATTTATTTGATATCTTTATAACTTTGTCAGCATCTTCTTCATCAACAATTACACAGAATCCAATACCCATATTAAATGTTCTAAACATCTCTTCATCTGGCACATTACCTAATCTTTGAATCTCCTTAAATATTGGCAATGGTTCTGGAAGGTTATCTATATAATAAGTTACTTTATCATTCAATCTTTTAAGCTTTCTAAAGCTACCTCCAGTTATGTGGGCTAAACCTTTAACCTCTATATCTTTATCTCTAACCATCTCTAAAACTGGCTTCACATAAATTCTTGTTGGTGTTAAAAGCTCTTCAGCAACTGTTTTTCCATAAGAGAGTTTATCATAAACATCCATCTTAGCTATGTCAAAAAATACTTTCCTTGCCAATGATAACCCATTGCTATGTATTCCAGAGCTTCTTAATCCAACAATTACATCTCCTGGTTTTACATCTTTTCCAGTTATGATTTCATCTTTTTTAACTATTGCTAAAACAGTCCCCGCTAAATCAATGCCTTTAATCATGTCTGGTAATGTTGCTGTCTCTCCACCAACTATGTTTATATTAGCCTCTTTAGCTCCTTCATTTAAACCTTTTCCTATTTGCTCAGCTATCTCTTCAGTTATATGTCCAACTGCTAAGTAATCAACCAAAGCAACTGGCTCTGCTCCAATACAGATGGCATCATTTACATTCATTGCTATCATGTCTATTCCAACTGTATCAAATTTATTAGCCATTTCAGCAACTATCATCTTACTTCCAACACCATCTGTTGATAGAACTAAATAGTAATCTCCAAACTCTACTGCCCCTGCATAATGCAATCCTAACTCAGCAGGCTTTATATCAGTTCTTTTAAATGTTATCTGTGAAACTAAAGCTTTAATCACTCTATCTTCATGTGATATATCTACTCCTGCATCTTTGTAAGTAACCATAATATCTCCTCAGATTATTTTTTGCTTAAGAAACTTTATTTTTTATTTTTTTAATAAAACATTATCCCCTACATCGACACCAATATTTTCAGCAACAGGTCTGCATTTTGCCTTTAATATATAATAAACTGGCTTACCTATTCTATCTCCATATTCTGTTAAACTTTCATAATTACCCATTCCTTTGGCAATGATTAAATCAGCACTTTCAAACTCTTTCAAAAATTCTTCTGAACACTCTTCTAAAATAATCCCAATGATATCTGAGCCAGTTGTTATAACCTTAGCTATCTCATCAATTTTAGCTATCTTTGCATCTTCTAATGTTGCATCATTTAGAATTGGTTTTCCTTTAACTACTGCAACGATATCTTTATCATATTTTTTAATCTCTTCCATTAAAACCCTATCAAAAATAATCTCTCCAGCGTTATCACATATGTACAAAATCTTTTTTATATCTTTATTCTTTAAATCATTTAAAAGCTCTTTGCTATTATCTATCTTTAACTCTCCATTTAATGTATCTTCAATTAACTTTTCAATATTTATCTCTGTGCTGTAAGCCCCAAAATCTATAACGTTTCCTGCAATTGTTGCTAAAACCTTCTTTCTCAATCTCTCAAGCTCATCATCTGTATTACTCATCTCTCTAACTTTATCCAAATACTGTAAAGCTATTTTGTTTGCCTTCTCTTTCAAATTTTTATAAGGGTCGTTGTTATTACTAATTTTCTTTAAATATCTATGAACTATAGTCCCCATCCATGCCGGAACGGCATTTTCACCATAAACATCTTTAATAACTTCCATAGTGCTTTTTATTAATCTAAATTGCTCTCTCTCATCATCTGTTATTTCATTAGCAGCATCAACAACTTGTCTTATTATACAGATAGCACATTCTGGTCTTAACTTCATACTCTCACCATGAAATTTAAGAATTAGTAAGATTAGATAGTAAGATAAGTTATAAATAAATCTTCAAACTCTTAAACAATACGGCGATAAATATGATTAACCTTGAACTATTTAAAGAATTCCTATTAAATCTTATAAAGGAT is from Methanocaldococcus bathoardescens and encodes:
- the sucC gene encoding ADP-forming succinate--CoA ligase subunit beta; amino-acid sequence: MKLHEYEAKNIFKKYGIPVPESFLVYKEDDLNRIEIEKDVVLKAQVLVGGRGKAGGILFASNKEEFIKKAEELFNKEIKGEKVEKILVEEKLPIEKEYYVSIIIDRDAKKPLIIFSTEGGVDIEEVASKEPEKIIKYHIDVKKPFLPYIARWIVKEAKVPSNEIGKVADIIYKLYKIFKELDATMVEINPLVITKDGNAYAADAVIHLDDDAAFRHNYEIFEEYKNKEKLPFAYVELDGDVAIIGNGAGLTLASMDVINNLGRKPACFLDIGGGADTETVKLALRKVLENKNVKGIFINILGGITRCDEVAKGIVEVLKEHPNIKFAVRMMGTNEEIGRKILEEHGIPYETSMEEAGRKLIESLS
- a CDS encoding dihydromethanopterin reductase (acceptor); the protein is MKIVWCITGAGHLLRESFQVMKKLKEEIEDLKVTTLVSRAGEEVVKMYGLFGELYNISNGNYYEELILEREHPYSSPITGRLSLGKYDYLICSPASGNTVAKVVNGIADSLVTNAIAQAGKGFVKSLIVPVDYKEGIVITKLPYSIDKKKCKLCLKCIKVCPNGAIVKREDFVEISLPKCLGCGNCKKVCPYNAIIEGKEVKMRVRKIDAENTRKLKELEDVIVLKHPYEILEFFKIK
- the asd gene encoding aspartate-semialdehyde dehydrogenase, with translation MKIKVGVLGATGSVGQRFVQLLADHPMFELTALAASERSAGKKYKDACYWFQDRDIPENIKDMVVIPTDPKHEAFEDVDIVFSALPSDLAKKFEPEFAKEGKLVFSNASAYRMEEDVPLVIPEVNADHLELIEIQREKRGWDGAIITNPNCSTICAVITLKPIMDKFGLDSVIITTLQAVSGAGYNGVPSMAILDNLIPYIKNEEEKMQTESLKLLGTLKDGKVEFANFKLSASCNRVAVIDGHTESIFVKTKEGAEPEEIKEVMDKFDPLKDLNLPTYAKPIVIREEIDRPQPRLDRNEGNGMSIVVGRIRKDPIFDVKYTALEHNTIRGAAGASILNAEYFVKKYL
- a CDS encoding protein-tyrosine phosphatase family protein, with the protein product MGKCRHNGEVSIFGVRPASFPYFPFHLKDKIGGFVILDELWLRRWCEIIEYPMRIPTLYVPIKDYGIPTVEDMDLIVDFIKYHTSKDREVVVSCIGGHGRTGTVLAVWAELNGIENPIEYVRECYCGCAVETEEQEEFVREYLRMRKRI
- a CDS encoding 4-phosphopantoate--beta-alanine ligase, whose translation is MQIPKTHPRYESLMKREKVIEALDKGILAKAGLIAHGRGEMFDYLIGEKTTPIALEAIKAAAAMLILAKNPVISVNGNTVALAIDEVVELAKELNGKIEVNLFYRTKERELAIKKAFEEKFKDDIETGKIKILGIDDANKQIPNLDSLRGKVSEEGIFSADVVLVPLEDGDRAEALVNMGKKVIAIDLNPLSRTARKSTITIVDELTRTLPLLIKYVREFKNKDREELLKIVDGFDNKKNLKEMIEYIAERLKNLSLDEL
- the hypA gene encoding hydrogenase maturation nickel metallochaperone HypA, with amino-acid sequence MHELSYATAILEAILNSVKKEEEKGKKIKKVSEINLEVGELTFINVEQLKFAFEVIAEGTICENAKINVEFIKPKCKCLDCGYEGEAEIIDEFEIYCPNCKSIRLKLSGGKEFNIKNATVEYEG
- a CDS encoding SDR family oxidoreductase, translating into MILVTGGAGFIGSHIVDKLIENNYDVIILDNLTTGNKNNINPKAEFINADIRDKDLDKKINFKDIEVVIHQAAQINVRSSVENPIYDGDINVLGTTNILEFMRKYDINKIIFASSVGVYGEPNYLPVDENHPINPLSPYGLSKYVGEEYIKLYNRLYGIEYAILRYSNVYGERQDPKGEAGVISIFIDKMLKNENPIIFGDGNQTRDFVYVGDVAKANIMALNWKNETVNIGTGKETSVNKLFNIIKNEIGFKGNAIYDKPREGEVYRIYLDIKKAESLGWEPEVDLKEGIKRVVNWMKNINR
- the purF gene encoding amidophosphoribosyltransferase, coding for MCGIFGVYSYEKLNVAKKIYYGLFALQHRGQEGAGIATSDGKNIHYYKNIGLVTDVFKNEILQNLFGYIGIGHVRYSTTGGKAVENCQPFVVKSSFGNIAIAHNGDLVNSNELRRELEMKGHIFTSSTDSEVIAQLLVRELLKTSDKIEAIKNTLRKLVGAYSLLIMFNDSLIAVRDPWGFKPLCIGRDESNIYISSEDCALTTLDAEFIRDVEPGEIIEIKNGEMISHKLDYDVSEYNPVNANVPCIYNGATTCMFEYVYFARPDSTIDGVSVYKVRKRIGKILAKEHPVDADVVSPIPDSGVAFALGFSEESGIPYYEGLIKNRYVGRTFILPSQNERELAVRLKLSPVKSVLEGKRVVLVDDSIVRGTTSRRIVNMVRKAGAKEVHLRIGSPKIISPCYYGIDMATKKELIASNKTEKEIGKAIGVDSIGYLSLEGLVKAIGRKDLCLACVTGEYPTEVKFEKILGRE
- a CDS encoding RNA-binding domain-containing protein; protein product: MLNSIKISAIVHATEDEDKVLEAIEFFIPEDVDEEKINLEVVETQGYFGNPIKIINVGVEGKEAKKIFKHIMDLIKSDERNLNKLKKDLHLRVEDNKFYVRFDKQRAYLGECRVIDGDDVIRTVFNFKIFAPKNKEEKVKEIVAEALELNEDK
- the purM gene encoding phosphoribosylformylglycinamidine cyclo-ligase; this translates as MVTYKDAGVDISHEDRVIKALVSQITFKRTDIKPAELGLHYAGAVEFGDYYLVLSTDGVGSKMIVAEMANKFDTVGIDMIAMNVNDAICIGAEPVALVDYLAVGHITEEIAEQIGKGLNEGAKEANINIVGGETATLPDMIKGIDLAGTVLAIVKKDEIITGKDVKPGDVIVGLRSSGIHSNGLSLARKVFFDIAKMDVYDKLSYGKTVAEELLTPTRIYVKPVLEMVRDKDIEVKGLAHITGGSFRKLKRLNDKVTYYIDNLPEPLPIFKEIQRLGNVPDEEMFRTFNMGIGFCVIVDEEDADKVIKISNKYNIPAQIIGRVVDSLEVNGNKVVGKSVVKYNDKFIILE
- the albA gene encoding DNA-binding protein Alba; translated protein: MDNVVLIGKKPVMNYVVAVLTQLTSNDEVIIKARGKAINKAVDVAEMIRNRFIKDIKVKKIEIGTDKVKNPDGREVNVSTIEIVLAK
- a CDS encoding DUF371 domain-containing protein, translating into MEFIIKAKGHKNVSATHKTTLEITKEDYLTPTGHCIIGIEADKSMTDFSEEFKEKLRNAKKIIVEIEVEGIKDTIIGEGHKDLILNHPTDIVIRKSNYICPRTLMINANKSAKDINREIVKKLKEGKELIFKIIV